The sequence ATAATCAACAACTGTAAGACTGTATTGGAAACACCATTTGAGACTTTTCTTGAGGCGGGTTTCCCAAAAGAATAATGATGGACCCAGTAATCACTTGGGCTGATTTGAAGCAAATTCTTAATCGAGGAAAAATCTCTAGAATCTTCTAAAATTGCCCTCAATAAGCTGGGCGCATTGGATAAAATAGCCGCTAGCTGTGCAATCCTCAAAGTAGGCAAATTGCTAGGCCTGGCTCCCATGAAAGACCAGTGCTGAGGGCTCAGTGAACGCTCCCATTGATATTTCTTCTTTAGAAAATCCGACTCTTTGATTAAATATTGAACATAAGGCTCTTCAGAATCTTCCGGCAACAAGCCCGCTTGTCTAAATAGTATGGCTTCCAATACGGGTAGTTTATCCCGGTGTTTCATCAAGATTTTATACGGAAATAATTTAGCCAACTCGGCCATACCTTTACTATTTGTTTTGAACCCAAAAGTGGTAAATAACCATTGATAGGATGTCTCCTCCCAATCTCCTTTGTTTTCCTCTAACAGATTTAAAATTGATTGAGATTTTTCTTGAAGCCGTTCTACCAGGGATTTTTCCAAACTCGAAAAGCGAATGATTTCTGGAACTTGGTGCACTGCATAAGCACAGGGGAGCTCAGATTGATAATCCAACAGCCGCTCGTAATTTCTCCAGATATTTAAGAATATTTTCCCTTTCAATTCCACAGTTGGAATCAAGGTTCCATCATTTCGTAGCACTGGCTTGTCATTTTCCCATACTACGTGCAGGACTACTGAATTATAAGCGGGATTCGCTTCATGATCGTGGTTCTTCCAATCGGAAGCATATTTATGAACCTCTACATGACCATGAAAGGCTACCCCATCTATCATAACCACTGAATCTAAAAAATCAGGGCCTTCCGCTAGATTATGGAAACCAATTTGGATTACTTGAACTTGTTCCTGATTGGTAGTTTGGAAATCCCGTTTTTCGAAATATTGAAATTTCCAGACGAGTTATAAAAAGTCTTCTCTGAAATTCATAAAAATCACCTAAAGTCTTCTTTAAATTAAAAAAACTTTACTAAAATAAAAAGCCAGTAAAAACTGGCTTTAAAAACAATTATAAATCTTCTTCATTAAAGATAAGTATCCAATAGACTGGACATTTCTTCCTGAAGTTTTTGTGCTTCTGATCTGGCCGATTTTCCAAAATTTTCATCTTGAGACGCATAAATAATTCCTCGACTAGAATTCACAAGCAACCCACAGGAAGAATTCATTCCATATTTGGCAACATCAGCTAGGCTACCACCTTGAGCTCCCACTCCCGGAACCAAAAAGAAATGATCCGGCACCACCTTCCTTACCTCTCCAATCAATTCACCGCGGGTAGCTCCTACCACATACATCATATTATCGGAGTTCCCCCATTGCTGGCTTTTTTCTAATACAGATTGATACATCGGCTTGCCAGTTTCATCCTTAATGAGTTGAAAATCCATTGATCCAGCATTAGAAGTTAGCGCCAAAAGAATAACCCATTTATTCTCAAATTCTAAAAACGGAGTCACACTATCGACCCCCATATATGGAGCTACTGTCACCGAATCAAAATCCATTTTTTCAAAAAAGGCCTTGGCATATAGCTTAGAGGTATTTCCAATATCCCCCCTTTTTGCATCGGCAATTGTAAAAATATCCTTAGGGATTAATTCATTTACTTTTTGAAGCGTTTCCCAACCCTGAGGACCCAAGGCTTCAAAAAATGCGATATTTGGCTTGTAGGCTACTGCAAAATCAGCGGTCTGTTCTATAATTTCTTTACAGAAAGTGAAAATTGGATCTTTCTCCGACTTTAGATGTGCTGGAATTTTCTGGATATCTGCATCGAGCCCTACACATAGAAAGGATGACTTTTTCTGAATTTGGGAAAATAGCTCGGCTTTGTTCATGAATTATAGGATTTTGGGCAAAGGTAAGAAATGCTGTTTAGCTATTTTTGGGAAAAGTTAATTTATGAAGACAGTCCTTCTTACTTTCTTATTTTTTTTATGCTATACCTTAACCTTTGGGCAAAAACTCCTTGGGAATTGGGAATGGATTGAAAATACAGAGGAAAGATCCTTTAGGGTCACTTTGTTCCAAGATCAAGACAAATCCTCATCAAAATCACTCATTAAAGGAATTCATTGTGGTGAATATTACAATAGAGGCCGAGTAGATTGCGCTTCCACAACGTCCATGATTTTAAAACCAGGAGAACTTCCAAATAGCTGGACAGGAAGCATTAATAGCAACTTTTCTGGAGAAACTTCCAAGATTAGAGTTACATACATCCCTGACAAAGATCAATTGTCTTGGGAAATAATAAATCCCTCAGGTCAATTCTATTTTCCACATGACGCGATCCTAAAAAGAGAAAATAGCTTATAATTCTGACTCTACTTTTTTGTCAAATTCCACTTTGATCATAGCACCTGTAAGTGAGACCAATGCGGTGATCAAGAAGAAGATTAAACTAAAGGCCACTGCAGTAGCTTCATTTATCCCTGCATAAGTATGCGCATAAATGAACACCAGTTCACGGGCTCCAACGCCACCAATGGTCAAAGGAAGCACGGCAACGATAGAGGATAATAAAAACACCAATTGATATGCTAAGAAGTTTGTTTCAACTCCTAGCGCCAACAAAATAAACAAGGCACAGACCAACTGGGAGATTTGTCCCAACATGGACCAACTATTGGATTTTAAAAAAGAAGGTAAAAAAGGTTTAAAGAAAAGCTTTTGAACTAACCAAAATGAAGGAAACACCAACACTGAAGCGATTACGATCAATACTTCCCAAGGTACTTGAGATTCAAATGGAAGCACTAAATCTACTGGGAGAACAAGAATAAGTAACAAAAACACGATGGCAACCAGCCCTCCTAAACGATCCAAAAGAGAAGCTTGAATCAGTGATTTTACGGAAGTTTTATAATTCTTATTGAGTAAATAGATTTTGTATCCATCCCCTCCAATTCCTCCAGGAAGAAATAGGTTATAAAACATGCCTACCAAATACAATCGGAAATTCAGCTTTTCAGAAATATTCAAGCCAATATTCCTGAAATAAAGATTTAACCTCAATGCTGTAAAAACCTTACTCATTACAAATAAGATTATGGCAGGTACTAACCAAAACCAATGAATCGACTTGGTGATCAACCAGAGTTCCTCGGTATCAATTTTTCGGAATACCAGGAATATTGCCAACCCCGTCAAAAGAAGTTTCAGTCCGGTTTTGAGTTTCTTACCTAGAGTACTTGCTTTTTTTTCCAAGGAAAGTCAGGTCTATTCTTCTGAATTGAACAGCTCAACGAATTGGGAATGAGACAGTCTTATGCTGTCAAAGCTTCCCCTTGATAAACTGATTTAATGGTGTAGGTAGTTTTATTTTGAGATTCAAAGTAAGTTCGGACAATGATCTCGGCAATAATTCCAGTCGTGATAAATTGAATACCTCCAAGCACCAATATAAAGCCTAAAATCATGATTGGCCTTCCCCAAATATCCTCTCCCATGATTTTCAGTACCAACAGGTAAATATTGATGAGAACACCTATTAGGAAAGCGATTATTCCGATTCCACCAAACAAGTGAATCGGACGTTGGAAATACTTTTGAAAAAATAGCATTAAGATCAGATCAGCCATTACTTTAAAAGTCCGGCTCAACCCATATTTAGATTCACCATGGATTCTAGGGTGATGTTTCACATCCATTTCTGTCATCCTCGCACCCTGTTGCTTGGCAAGAACCGGGATAAAACGGTGCAATTCCCCATATAACCCCATTCCTTGAGCGATCTCAGCTTTATAAACTCTGAGCGTACAACCATAATCATTCAAATAGACTTTGGTCGTATTTCGGATCACCCAGTTGGCTATTTTACTCGGAATCTTCCTCAACACAAACCCATCTTTTCTATTGGCCCTTCTACCTGCTACTACATCCCAGTCTTCATCAATCGCTTTTTGAAGCATAATAGGAATGTCTGTGGGGTCATTTTGCAAATCCCCATCCATGGTAGAAATATACTCGCCTGTAGCCATGTCAATTCCCGCTGCCAATGCGGTGGTTTGACCATAATTCCGATTGAAAATAATCAGCTTTGTCCGATCATTTGCATACTTTTTCACTTCGGCCACTGTCTTATCAGTAGAACCATCCTCTATTAGAATGACCTCATAGTCGATTTCAGAAAGTGCGGAATAGGTGGCTTCCAATAATGGCTTGATGTTTTCTTCTTCGTTGTAGATCGTAATAACTACAGACAACAGGGGCTTGCTCATGATCATAAATTTGGTCAAAAATACGGCAAAATACTTCCGTTGCCAATAAACTGCGTATCGGCTTTCGGTTGCCAACGAAAATTTGGTGTGACAAAGTTCATTCATCTTATCTTTGCAAGATGTTTTCAAAAGAGCTTCATATTAATCCATGGGTAATAATGGCGGCCTTTGCCATTTTGGTAGGACCATTTGCCCTGAGCTTTCACATGCATTTTCCAGATGAAATGTATTATAGTGATGCTTCTGTTAAAATGATGCAAAATGGAGACTATCTCACCACGTACCTCGGAAACGGAGAGTTGAGGTTTCGAAAACCCATAGGAACTTACTGGGTGGTTTTAGCTGGATTCAAAATATTTGGAGTCAGTGCTTTTTCATCCAGGATCTTCTTTTTATTAGCCGGTTCATTGACTATCGGAATCACCTATCTGGTTGCAAAAGTCTTATTCTCAGACAAAAAGATTGCAGGACTATCTGCCCTGATTATCGCTTCCAATATTGTTTTGATATTTGCCTCCACCCGTTCCATACCAGACGTGTTATTAGGCCTTACTATGACAGCCAGTGCCATTGGATTTGCAGGATTAATGAGGTATGGAGACCAAGCTCCAAAAAAGTTTATATGGATATTATATCTCAGTTTGGCATTGGCCTTTGAAGTAAAAGGACTACCAGCCGCTGCTTTAGGAGGAATCGGAATACTTTACCTGCTATTCAATCCCTGGAAAAAAATATCATGGAAGACATTCCTTCATTTACCTTCTCTCCTTCTCGCTATTATTATCGGATTATTCTGGTTTGTGGCCATGTGGAAAATTCATGGTCCTACTTACCTAGATAGCTTTTTAGAAGATCAAGTTGGAGGAAGAGTAGCATCACGCTACTTACTTATTCTAAAAAACGGAGCACTTGCCTCAATCATTCTATTTGTAATTTATCTGCCTTGGGGGTTCTATCCTTTCCCGAAATTCAAAGAGACCATTCAGAAAACCTGGAAAGAAAATGCAGTATTCTTTGGATTCGCAGTTCTATGGGGATTGGCCATTCTAGGAATGGGAGCTATGACTACCAAATTTTATGAACGCTACTTATTACCAGTTGCGCCTATTTTGGCAATCTTCCTGAGTTGGATCCTGGTAAAAGCTGATTTCCAATTGCGTCAAAAAGGCTTGAAAATAGGTGCAGCATTTTTCATTCTATTATCCCTCATAGTCGGTGTTACAGGATTCTGGATCAATTTCCAATTAGGGAGTACCTTTTGGGTTTATTTGCAATTGGCAATTGGATTTGCCCTTTTGATTTATTTAGTCCAATTAGTCTATAAAGGAAGTCAGCTGCCATGGGGATTATCCTTTTCCATTTTACTAGTATTCTTTTTTCTTTCTACTGTTACCGCAAAAATCTCTCTTCCAGAGCAAGGAGCCCAAGTTCAAGCTTTTGTTTCTTCCAATAAAATTGACCCTACAAAGGAAATTGGTTTCATTGGCAACATTCATGTCAGCAGCAAGATTAGGGTATACTTAGGACCCGATTATTACATGACTGATATTACTGGAGAGAAATCCTTGAGTGAGCAGGAATTATTGGAAAGGTCTTCCATTTATCCGAACTTAATCGTAGAAGACAAATACCTGCAGCAACTTCCACTTCAAAATTATGAAGTCGAAGTCGCTTCAATGAATTGGGATTCGAAAAAGATTCCTTTTTTACTTCAACATCTAGGAGACCCAAATTTCAAAGACCTATTAGAAGAAAATGGGAAAGTCTATTATTGGCTACAAAAAATAGGAGATTAATAGGTTTCTGGAATATAGGGATCAAACTCTTTTAAGTCTTTCCATACTTGAATGGTGGCAGTCCTCAACGGCTCTCCGCGAAAATACACCTCGAACTTTTCCTCATAAAGTAAAGAGTCAAATTGTGCAAATTTACCAGGAGAGTCATAATTCCAGCTAACAAAAATCCCATCCTTATTTTGCCCTAAAAACTGCTCCATCCCATCCCAAAGATCAAATTGGTTTCTTCTTGCACCCATATTCAACATATATGGCTGCGGATGGTCCTTTAAATAAAAAGATAGCTCGGAAGCCATGTGATAAGTTTCGGAAAAGACAAACGAATCTGACAACTCCAAGCTATCCTGTAAATAATCAACTCTTGCAGCAAGCGGATCATAGCCAGACATTCTTCTAAACAGTTGCTTTTCACCTTTTTTAATAGGAGGAATAGATTTGACAAAAGTGAGGTCAGGAAGGATGAGCAATAAAGGTATCCCAATACTGATTCCAAGACCCCAATTACGGAGTTTCTTCCACTTACTTGATTGATTTAACACCCATTCACTCATGATAATCGGCAATCCCACATAGGAGAAAACCGGCCAATTCACTAGAACCTCTGTAAAGAAGCTTAAAAAAGAGAAACTGATTAACGTAAGTATGGCAGGCAAGATGAGGTAAAATTTATCTTGGTTTCTATATTTAAACACACTTTTAATGGAGTAGAACAGGATTGGCAGCAAGAATATAGATAGCATCGCCAATTGACCACCCAAAAATTCGAATAACTGAGCTGTGGATTTCCCCAAAGAGGCAGTAGATTCTTCATTTCCTCCTCCAGCTCCAGCTAGGTTTGCTAGATGCTTGAAAGTATTGAAGTCATTTTGAAAGTTCCATACTAGAATCGGAATAAATCCAAGGGACATGACCAGAAAGAAAAGCAGCATATTTCTCCACTTCTTACCTAGCTTTCCTTCTTGCAAAATGAATAAAAAAAGGAATGGAAATGCTAATACCATCATAGCCTTAGCCATCAGTCCTACTGCGGCAGCAAATCCAGCGAGAATCCACCAATTAAGCTTTTTCTCTTTCAAGGCCCTATATAATAAAAACACAGTCAAAGACCAGAAAAAAGTTAGAGAGGTATCGGTGGTGTGAAAGGAAGAAATCATCCACCAAAAAGGCATTGCTTGTAAGAAAATGGAAGCCCAAAAACCAACCTTCTCATTGTATAAATAAGACCCGAATTTATAAGTCACCCAAGCAGTCCCCAGTCCAAAAAGTATGGGGTTGATGCGAACTCCTAATTCGGTAACTCCAAAAATGGAGGTACTGATGTAGTTCAAAAAGGCTACCAAAGGAGGTTTGGAATAATAATGCCAAGCCAAATTTTTTGACCAAAGCCAATACTGGGCTTCTTCTGTAAACAAATCGAGTTCGGGGCGGAAAACGAAGGCTATTTTTGCCAAAACGATAGCCAGGCTGACTATCCAAAATGCCGATTTATAAGATAAGTTGGACCTCATAGTAAAAGCTCGCAAGAAAAAGAAAAACCCTCGGAACTCCGAGGGTTTATAAAAGATTTTAGGGTCTATTATTGCCTTACGAGAACAACCTTTTCTTTGTACTTCTTAATTTGCCTTCTTAGCCCTTCTATCGCTTCATCAGCGGCCCCTTCGAAAGAATCTGATTGATTCTTTGCAAAAAACTGCTTCCCTGGCACATTTAATTTGATTTCAACAATCTTGTTTTCATTGTTGTCATTCTTATCGAGCCTCATAAAAACCTCACCATCTATGATTCGATCATAAAAGGTCTCCAGCTTGTCTGCTTTTCTTTGAATAAAATCGATCAATTTTCGATCAGCATCGAAGTGGATTGAGTGCATCTGCAGTTTCATATTGATTTGCATTTAATGGTTGAACAATAATTTATTTACGCTTTAGGATGTGCCTGTTCAAACACAGCCTTGAGTTTTTCTAATGAATTGTGGGTATATACTTGCGTCGCCGCAAGGTTGGAATGCCCAAGTAAATCTTTAACAGCATTGAGGTCTGCTCCCTTGTTGAGTAGATGAGTCGCAAAAGTATGACGCAGGATATGAGGACTGCGCTTGGAAGTCTGTGCAAAAAGGTCCAGATATTGTCTGACTACACGGTATATCATCATAGGGTAACTTGGCTTTCCGTGATTTGTAACAATAAAATAGTCACTTTGAGCAACATTTGAAAACCTTTGCTCAAATACTTTTTTATACAAAATGATATTTCGAACAAGCCCCTTTGTCAGAGGTATTATTCTTTCCTTTTTTCGTTTTCCTAAAACTTTCACCACTTCTTCCTGAAGGTTTATATTTTCCCATTTTAATCCTGTGAGCTCAGAAAGCCTCACTCCCGTCAGGTACAAAAACTCCATCACCATTCGGTCTCTATTTCCTTCAAAAGTTTCCTCATAAACACTTTCCTCTAGAACGGAAGAAATGGTAGTTTCTTGAAGAAATTCGGGTAATTTTTTCGGGTTTTTAAGGGATTTTAACTTATAGGTTGGGTCCTTAGCAATAAGTCTGGAGCGAAGCAAAAACTTATAAAAAGAACGTAGGGTGGCGATTTTTCGGTTAACCGTAGTGGTACTCAGACCGTTCTCTACCAAGTCTATTACCCAAGCCCTAATTTCAGCATGATCGGACATCAAAATGTCTTCTCTTTCAAAAGCAGTGGATACAAATTCCTCAAATTGCTCCAAGTCTTTTTGATAAGCCAATACGGTATGCTGACTGGATTTTTTCTCGAATTCTAAATAATTGATAAATGAGTCGATCATGTACTGTGATTACTTATTTAAGGTACACGAAAAAAAATGAAATAAGTAATGAAAAATGAAAGGAAATAATAGCTACATAAGTCATCAAAACGATTGATGGCTCACTACCAGACAAATAAAATCTCTGAATCTTAAAAAAAAGAGAGAACCTTAAGATGAAAACAAAAAAAGCGCACTCACCGAAGTCAGTACGCTTTTATATGTTTTTGTCAAAAACGATTACTTATTAGCTTCCTCTTGAAGTTTTTGCTTATAAGACGCTTTGATGACCTGTGCTCTTCTTTTTACAGAAGGTTTTGTGAACGCTTGTCTAGCTCTAAGTTCTCTGACTGCACCAGTCTTGTCAAACTTCTTTTTAAAACGCTTTAGCGCTTTTTCGATAGATTCGTTCTCTTTTACGTTTACTACGATCATATTTTTACACCTCCTTTCGCGACTGCAAAGGTATGGATAATACTTTACAAACAATAATATTCCTCTAAATTATCCTTATCAATGTTTTGACCTTGAAGTTCCTACTCAATTAACTATTTTCGGGGCTCTAAAAAAGAAATTCAATTACCCCATGTTATTTAGAAAAACAACTTCTCTATTAATTCTGACTTTTTGCCTGATCGCCTTACTTACCCCCAAACCAGCTATTTCACAAGAAAATCCTGATAAAATGGAGTGGTTCAAAGATGCTAAACTTGGAATCTTTATCCACTGGGGTATTTACTCTGTCAATGGAATCGACGAATCATGGTCTTTTTTCAATGATTACATCAAATACGAGGATTACATGAAGCAATTGGATGGTTTCACTGCTTCTAAATATGATCCCGAAAAATGGGCCAAACTGATCAAAGCAAGCGGGGCTAAATATGCTGTACTCACTGCCAAACACCATGATGGAGTGGCGCTTTGGGATACCAAGGCTAGCGATCTTTCAGTTGTGAAAAAATCTCCAGCAGGAACAGACTTGGTAGGACCTTTTATGACCGCTTTGGAAAAAGAAGGAATTAAAAAAGGAATCTATTTTTCTGTACTGGATTGGTCTCATCCTGATTATGATCGGAATACTCGTGAAACTTTTCGATACAAAAATGATCCTGAAAGATTCCGTAAATTCACCGATTTCAACTTTGCACAATTAAGCGAATTATCCACCCAGTACAATCCGGATTTGTATTGGTTTGATGGAGATTGGGAACATAGCCCAGAAGAATGGCGAAGTGCTGAACTGAAAGATAAATTATTAGGCTATAATCCCGACTTGATTATCAACTCCCGATTGGGCCCAGGTTTTGGTGACTATGCCACTCCAGAGCAAGGTGTTCCAGTTTCGAGACCCGACAGTGATTTTTGGGAATTGTGTATGACCTTGAACAACAGTTGGGGATATCAGGGAAATGACCACGCCTATAAATCTCCAAGTGAACTCTTAAGAATCTTTGTGGATTGCCTTCATATGGGTGGAAATCTATTGATGGACTTTGGCCCCAAACCTGATGGTTCTATTCCTGAAGAAGCAGAAAATATTTTAAACGAATTTGCGCGCTGGACATCCAAGCATGAATCAGCCATTTACGAAACCCAGGCGGGAATTCCTGATGGTCATATCTATGCTCCTACTACACTTTCTAAGGACAAGACTATTCTTTATATCTATTTGGACTATAAAGTCAATGAATCCTTGGCCATCAAAGGCCTAAAAAATAAAATCCAACGTGTCTGGGTGGTTGGAAATGGAACCAAATTGCAATCTAGGGAAGTGGGAAAAATGTACTGGAGTTCCGTTCCTGGCATGAAATACATAGATATTCCAGATAATGTATACGACAAAGACATTACGGTAATCGCGGTATTATTGGATGGCCCGGTGGATTTGTATCGTGAAAAAGGCCAGGTGATTGAGAGTAATTAAGAAGTTGGGAAGTCTGAAAGTTGGATGACTGATTCGAACCGTAAAAATAAAATAGAAAGGCTTCCCATTTCAGAAATAATAATGAAGCCCTGTTCTTATGGAACGGGGCTTTTCTTTTTGGAGAACCTGAATCATACTAAAATAAAAAAGTCCAACTCTAACGAGTTGGACTTCCTTTATATCTAAACATAATAGCTTAAGCTACAACTTTCTCAGCTAGCAATACAATTACATTATCTTTTACTTCCACTACTCCGCCATCCACAACCATGGACTGCTTGCCTTCTGCTGTGGTAAAGGAAACAGTTCCTTTTGCCAAAGCTGAGACGATCGGAGCGTGATTATTCAACACCTGAAATGCACCTCCGGCACCTGGGAAACTGGCCTCGGTCACTTCACCCTGAAATACTTTTTTGTCCGGTGTGACGATTTCTAAATGCATCTGATTCGGATTTATATAAAAGCAAGCGGCCAAGAAAAGCCTAAGCCGCCGCTCTATTTTCTAATTATTTAACTTCAGCCAACATTTTCTCACCCTTAGCGATCGCATCTTCGATGCTACCTACCAAGTTGAATGCTGCTTCTGGAAGGTGATCCAACTCACCATCCATGATCATATTGAAGCCTTTGATGGTGTCTTTGATGTCTACCAAAACACCTTTCAAGCCTGTAAACTGCTCAGCAACGTGGAATGGCTGAGACAAGAAACGCTGTACACGTCTTGCTCTGTGTACCACTTGCTTATCCTCTTCAGAAAGTTCTTCCATACCCAAGATCGCAATGATATCCTGCAATTCTTTGTAACGCTGAAGAGTTTCTTTCACTCGTTGAGCACAATCGTAATGCTCATCACCCAAGATTTCTGCAGAAAGAATTCTTGAAGAAGAATCCAAAGGATCCACCGCAGGGTAAATACCTAGCTCGGCAATCTTTCTTGACAATACCGTAGTAGCATCCAAGTGAGCAAAAGTTGTCGCTGGAGCAGGGTCAGTCAAGTCATCCGCAGGTACGTAAACTGCCTGTACGGAAGTAATGGAACCATTTTTAGTAGAGGTAATTCTTTCCTGCATAGCACCCATTTCTGTTGCCAATGTTGGCTGGTAACCAACCGCAGAAGGCATACGACCTAAAAGTGCAGACACTTCAGAACCTGCCTGAGTAAAACGGAAAATGTTATCGATAAAGAAAAGGATATCTTTACCTGCTCCTTCTCCGTCTCCATCTCTATAATATTCAGCCAAAGTCAAACCAGTCAAGGCCACACGAGCACGCGCCCCTGGAGGCTCATTCATCTGACCGAACACAAAGGTTGCTTTAGA comes from Algoriphagus halophilus and encodes:
- the hpf gene encoding ribosome hibernation-promoting factor, HPF/YfiA family, which codes for MKLQMHSIHFDADRKLIDFIQRKADKLETFYDRIIDGEVFMRLDKNDNNENKIVEIKLNVPGKQFFAKNQSDSFEGAADEAIEGLRRQIKKYKEKVVLVRQ
- a CDS encoding glycosyltransferase family 2 protein translates to MSKPLLSVVITIYNEEENIKPLLEATYSALSEIDYEVILIEDGSTDKTVAEVKKYANDRTKLIIFNRNYGQTTALAAGIDMATGEYISTMDGDLQNDPTDIPIMLQKAIDEDWDVVAGRRANRKDGFVLRKIPSKIANWVIRNTTKVYLNDYGCTLRVYKAEIAQGMGLYGELHRFIPVLAKQQGARMTEMDVKHHPRIHGESKYGLSRTFKVMADLILMLFFQKYFQRPIHLFGGIGIIAFLIGVLINIYLLVLKIMGEDIWGRPIMILGFILVLGGIQFITTGIIAEIIVRTYFESQNKTTYTIKSVYQGEALTA
- a CDS encoding ArnT family glycosyltransferase; translation: MFSKELHINPWVIMAAFAILVGPFALSFHMHFPDEMYYSDASVKMMQNGDYLTTYLGNGELRFRKPIGTYWVVLAGFKIFGVSAFSSRIFFLLAGSLTIGITYLVAKVLFSDKKIAGLSALIIASNIVLIFASTRSIPDVLLGLTMTASAIGFAGLMRYGDQAPKKFIWILYLSLALAFEVKGLPAAALGGIGILYLLFNPWKKISWKTFLHLPSLLLAIIIGLFWFVAMWKIHGPTYLDSFLEDQVGGRVASRYLLILKNGALASIILFVIYLPWGFYPFPKFKETIQKTWKENAVFFGFAVLWGLAILGMGAMTTKFYERYLLPVAPILAIFLSWILVKADFQLRQKGLKIGAAFFILLSLIVGVTGFWINFQLGSTFWVYLQLAIGFALLIYLVQLVYKGSQLPWGLSFSILLVFFFLSTVTAKISLPEQGAQVQAFVSSNKIDPTKEIGFIGNIHVSSKIRVYLGPDYYMTDITGEKSLSEQELLERSSIYPNLIVEDKYLQQLPLQNYEVEVASMNWDSKKIPFLLQHLGDPNFKDLLEENGKVYYWLQKIGD
- the pyrF gene encoding orotidine-5'-phosphate decarboxylase, with translation MNKAELFSQIQKKSSFLCVGLDADIQKIPAHLKSEKDPIFTFCKEIIEQTADFAVAYKPNIAFFEALGPQGWETLQKVNELIPKDIFTIADAKRGDIGNTSKLYAKAFFEKMDFDSVTVAPYMGVDSVTPFLEFENKWVILLALTSNAGSMDFQLIKDETGKPMYQSVLEKSQQWGNSDNMMYVVGATRGELIGEVRKVVPDHFFLVPGVGAQGGSLADVAKYGMNSSCGLLVNSSRGIIYASQDENFGKSARSEAQKLQEEMSSLLDTYL
- a CDS encoding ArnT family glycosyltransferase; translated protein: MRSNLSYKSAFWIVSLAIVLAKIAFVFRPELDLFTEEAQYWLWSKNLAWHYYSKPPLVAFLNYISTSIFGVTELGVRINPILFGLGTAWVTYKFGSYLYNEKVGFWASIFLQAMPFWWMISSFHTTDTSLTFFWSLTVFLLYRALKEKKLNWWILAGFAAAVGLMAKAMMVLAFPFLFLFILQEGKLGKKWRNMLLFFLVMSLGFIPILVWNFQNDFNTFKHLANLAGAGGGNEESTASLGKSTAQLFEFLGGQLAMLSIFLLPILFYSIKSVFKYRNQDKFYLILPAILTLISFSFLSFFTEVLVNWPVFSYVGLPIIMSEWVLNQSSKWKKLRNWGLGISIGIPLLLILPDLTFVKSIPPIKKGEKQLFRRMSGYDPLAARVDYLQDSLELSDSFVFSETYHMASELSFYLKDHPQPYMLNMGARRNQFDLWDGMEQFLGQNKDGIFVSWNYDSPGKFAQFDSLLYEEKFEVYFRGEPLRTATIQVWKDLKEFDPYIPETY
- the atpC gene encoding ATP synthase F1 subunit epsilon; translation: MHLEIVTPDKKVFQGEVTEASFPGAGGAFQVLNNHAPIVSALAKGTVSFTTAEGKQSMVVDGGVVEVKDNVIVLLAEKVVA
- a CDS encoding tyrosine-type recombinase/integrase; translation: MIDSFINYLEFEKKSSQHTVLAYQKDLEQFEEFVSTAFEREDILMSDHAEIRAWVIDLVENGLSTTTVNRKIATLRSFYKFLLRSRLIAKDPTYKLKSLKNPKKLPEFLQETTISSVLEESVYEETFEGNRDRMVMEFLYLTGVRLSELTGLKWENINLQEEVVKVLGKRKKERIIPLTKGLVRNIILYKKVFEQRFSNVAQSDYFIVTNHGKPSYPMMIYRVVRQYLDLFAQTSKRSPHILRHTFATHLLNKGADLNAVKDLLGHSNLAATQVYTHNSLEKLKAVFEQAHPKA
- the rpsU gene encoding 30S ribosomal protein S21; the encoded protein is MIVVNVKENESIEKALKRFKKKFDKTGAVRELRARQAFTKPSVKRRAQVIKASYKQKLQEEANK
- a CDS encoding alpha-L-fucosidase codes for the protein MLFRKTTSLLILTFCLIALLTPKPAISQENPDKMEWFKDAKLGIFIHWGIYSVNGIDESWSFFNDYIKYEDYMKQLDGFTASKYDPEKWAKLIKASGAKYAVLTAKHHDGVALWDTKASDLSVVKKSPAGTDLVGPFMTALEKEGIKKGIYFSVLDWSHPDYDRNTRETFRYKNDPERFRKFTDFNFAQLSELSTQYNPDLYWFDGDWEHSPEEWRSAELKDKLLGYNPDLIINSRLGPGFGDYATPEQGVPVSRPDSDFWELCMTLNNSWGYQGNDHAYKSPSELLRIFVDCLHMGGNLLMDFGPKPDGSIPEEAENILNEFARWTSKHESAIYETQAGIPDGHIYAPTTLSKDKTILYIYLDYKVNESLAIKGLKNKIQRVWVVGNGTKLQSREVGKMYWSSVPGMKYIDIPDNVYDKDITVIAVLLDGPVDLYREKGQVIESN
- a CDS encoding lysylphosphatidylglycerol synthase transmembrane domain-containing protein gives rise to the protein MEKKASTLGKKLKTGLKLLLTGLAIFLVFRKIDTEELWLITKSIHWFWLVPAIILFVMSKVFTALRLNLYFRNIGLNISEKLNFRLYLVGMFYNLFLPGGIGGDGYKIYLLNKNYKTSVKSLIQASLLDRLGGLVAIVFLLLILVLPVDLVLPFESQVPWEVLIVIASVLVFPSFWLVQKLFFKPFLPSFLKSNSWSMLGQISQLVCALFILLALGVETNFLAYQLVFLLSSIVAVLPLTIGGVGARELVFIYAHTYAGINEATAVAFSLIFFLITALVSLTGAMIKVEFDKKVESEL